From the Eschrichtius robustus isolate mEscRob2 chromosome 3, mEscRob2.pri, whole genome shotgun sequence genome, the window GTTAGAAAAATCCCTGACCTGAACACAATGCTAAGGAGAACAAGCACCAGGTAGTCCCAAGAAAACATCCTCGGTGCCACTGTCAGAACTGAAATTTTAGTTGGAACGAATCTCTGGCATGTTATATATACCATCTTTATTTCTATGGCCAAAATGCATTTGGAAAGGATCTCAGTAACATAAAAAGCTAATCCATTTCAGCATCTTCCCTCTTCACTCTTTTGTAAAATAGCacgcccctccccccactctccttttcccagactcatttttcctcatagcacttatcactaccTGACAGTATATTGTACATCTATTCATTGTTTATCCTTCTCAATAGAATGAAAGCTCTATGAAGACAggatttttctctctgttgttcactACCATTTCTCCAGGACCTAAACAGTACACTAGACCAtatcaggtgctcaataaatattagttaatgATGATTAAAGGGTCCTCCTTTAGACACTTTCTCTCATTAAATTAAACAAACcaggattgcttttttttttttaactaagaaaGAGTAATTAAAACAAGTTCCACTATAACTGCTGAGTACTCATGAGAAGCCAGTAAACTGGTAGCAGTGCATTAACACTTTCAAGTGAATTAGACATTTTGAAAGCACAGACTATAAATGGACATactaatttgtttttaaacttaatattttGGAGAAACTACTATGTAACAAGCACTGTTACAACTACCAGAGATAAAAGATGAATGTGACATGGTGCTTAACTCTCAGTAACTCACAGCCAGGTGGGGAGCAACTCCATTCCTCAAGTCCATGGCAACCTAAAGAGGTCCACTTTCAGCCTTGTTTTAACTCTTACAAAGATACTTCTGCTTTATATCTCATGAAACTTTCTTAAACATTAAACCCTTTAACCCTCATTAAAACTCTTGTTTTAATATTACCTTTCGTTCTACAAACGTGGAAATTGAGGACTGCCAAATCAATGGCTTTTAAGAATTCTGTCACAGTCATGTTAACTGCCTTGCACGAATCCAATCCGAGGTCctctgactccaaaacccattcttttctttcatttatttattcacccatttattcattcattcgtttactcaacaaatatttattaagcaactacTATGTACTAGGCTCTGGAGATGCGATAGTAAACGAGGCTCACACCAAACTTACTCCCTCCCAACATGATACCGAGCTGTCATCTGctctaagacccagcacaaatTATCTCACCTCCCTAAACCTCaggtttgtcatctgtaaaagggagatAATGCCTACACGGCAAAATGCACAGTGCCTAGCGTTCGCTAATGGCAGAAATAACTACCAGGAAAACTCACTACAGATAACTAAGAGTAGAGAGTGCTTCCGTTGATAATAAAAACGGTGGCCAAGCCGGTTAAGTCGCCCCCAGGAAGGCCCAGCCTCCCGGCCGCTGCCAGCCCCCGACTACGCGGACCTGGGGAACTCTGCGCGCGCCCAAGCACTTCGTTGGCCACGATCGCCGCCTCCACGCAGATGCCGGACCCCCCGCCCCTTTCTGTCGTCCAGGGGATCTCCGCGCCGCAATATCAGGAAGAAACGCACACACACTCCCGAAGCCCCCACCGCCCCAAAGGCCAGACAGGAGGGGCTGCCCAACGGTCCAGGCCAGAAGGACCACTGCCTTCGCCCGCTGGGAGCGTAGCCCTATTGGGGTCGCCCCGTTGCCGCCATCCCTCACTCTGTGTTCACCTCACTGTAGAAGGTCATAAATGCCTCCTCCGTGCTGCCGCCGCCACCCGAAGCCCCGCTCTCTCCTGGAGCCGCCATTTCCCCGGCCCAGCCACCATGTGACTCTTCTGCGCAAGCGCTACCTCACGTCTTCTTACAGGTCCGCCTCTCCCCCTTGTGACTCTTAAAGGGCTCGCAGCCCAGCCAGACACCTCCAATCTAAGTAAACTCTTCTTTAAACTGAGGTTAAATACACGTGACAtacaattaaccattttaaagtgaacaattctgtggcctttagtacattcacagtgttgtgcaaccatcacctctatctagttacAGAACAGTTGCATGGCCCCAAAAGGATACCCGGCACCTAATCAACATTTCGTACCCATATTTCCCAAACCCTGGCAACAACCAATCTGTGTATTGTCCCTATGGACTTACttattctggacacttcatataaatgcagtcatacaacatgtgaccttttgtgtctggcttcattcacttaacataatgttttccagGTTCATTTAAGGTATAGCATACATCAttacttcattattattattattattttttaatttctgagatactctggtttctcttcagaTCATATAAATCTTTCGCcttttacttcattattttttatggctgaatagtattccatcacatgtgtataccacaatttgtttattcattcatcagctgatggacatttgggttgtttccatcttttggctactgtgaaatggtgctgctatgaacatgtgttGAGTACCAGTTTTCTATTTGAGGGGTACAATTTCCTAGAAAGGAatttggtaattctatatttaacattttgagcaactgccaagctgttttccacaccggctgaaccattttatattcctaccagtgATATAGGAGGTttacaatttctccacatcctcaccaatgcttgttattttccattttttttaattacagccaTCCTAGTACCTAGATGGATCTTTTGCACAAACTCAGCAAGACCCTCCACTGGATGCCCAGCCAGGAGATAATCAAGAAACAATAGTATCTGAGAACTAGAAACAGTTTCTGAAATGGGAATGGCACTTAAATATCTAGAAACACACAAAATTATTACTAGATAGTGGGCTTATGAGTGATTATTATTTCTAGCCTTCTGCTTTCGTGTTTTTCCAAGTTCTCTAAAATGAACATCTGAAAATATGCCCTGCAGCTATTTCCTCCCATTTAACTTATACAAACCAGGGCTGGTATTTTTCCAACCAAAAGATGATCAATAAAAACAGTTCAACAATTTCATGGAAAGCAAAGAAGGTATTTTTATAATCATAAGATCTGGCCCAACCCTCTcaactaaaggagaaaaaaagtgggCCCAGAGGGAGAAAATGACCTAGGCAAAGGCTATAAACTATTATCTTGTTCGCGTTTGTTACATGGCTTAAGGAAGGTCAAGGCAAAGCCGTCCCTAGACTCCTACCTATGCTCTTTTCCACTTCATTGCACCACATTGCCAAAAGTCCTGTTATCAAGCCCATTTGATAACATATCaatacattttgcaaatattaatTCAGTGCCTACTTGATTGATCAAGGTCCTAATAACTTCATAAGCTCAAAGGTGCAAGAACAAAACAGGGGGCTATGATAGAATGACGAAGGAGCTCAGAGAAGTTTTCTCTGAgctgacatttaagctgagacttgAGAGTGAAATGTCAGTGCAACAAAAGAACATTgaccatatacacatacatttaaaaaaatttttttcccaaccCTAAATGACCAAGTCAGGGCATCCTGGACATagccgcccacccccaccccatattACCCATCTTATTGATGCTAGTAGTCCAGGAAAGGGAAAGCTTCCTTTGGATGCTTAATAATAACAACTTTAGGATTGGAATCGTGAGGTGGGGATGGACGTCACGCGTAATTCTCATAGATCCGAGAGCCGAAATCTAAGCTTCTGCCCCTCTGTTCTAGCTTTTCTCCTATCTCCTCCATTATTTTTCTCCAGTCCTTTGACCCTGGAGCCCTTGCTAGGGGTTGGCTACGAATAGGCCCGCCTGTCGGTCAGGATTCGCTGAAAACTACAGGAACCCCGCCTCTCCCTCTCGTGATTCGCTACTCCCAGGTTCATCCTGCCTCTCCAGCGAAACGATTGGCGGCTCGACCTGCAGCGCCGTTAGCTCCTGCGAAGAAGCTGCACCTCCGGTCACTGGAGGGGTGCTGTACTGACAGCAATGGCAGCCACGGCATTGGCGGCGCGGACGCGGTTCGGCGTGTGGAGCGTCTGGGCCATGCAGGGCCGGGGCTTCGGCTCGGAATCGGTACGTCGGCGGCGGTGCCTGTTGCCCCAGCCCTGAGCGTAGATCCCGTCTCTGCCGCCCTCACCTTTACCAATACCCCCGTCGCTCTCCGCAGGCAGACAATCTCGGCTCCAGTGCGGGCGCGGTCCGGGACGCCGGTGGAGCCTTCGGGAAAAAAGAGCAGGCCGAAGAGGAGCGATACTTCCGGTGAGGCCCACGGGACCCCGAATCCAGCCCTAGATCTCTCACGGCCTTCCAGTCCTTCAACTGTCAGTCGCCCCACCCATCCCTCCCTGGCGTCCTGGGGCGCCCCATCCCCCAGTAGAACTCCCGGCCCCTGAACCCATTACACCCAACACTTGAGGACCCGACTGTCGCCACCTGTAGGGCGCTTCCCGTGCGCTGCCGAATCCCAAGGCCTCCACACCCAAGCCGTTTCCACCTGCGGGTCTTCAGAACTCGCCAACCACCGCTCATCTGTTCCTGAATCATTTACCATCCCCACCCGTGGAGTTTACCCCGCATCATGCCAAACGCCCCCCAGATTCCTCCCAGAGTGTCTAGATCCGACGGTTCCAATACATGCAGACCCCCTGAGCCTGACTCCCTCGGCCCTCACCCACCCATCACCCCAGGCCTTAGCTTTGCTAGCCCCACGTGGATGGATTCCCTGACTCCTCAGACCCTCTCAGCCATTTCTagacccaccaccaccacctctccAACTGGCCTGAGCGAGTGGGTCGTACGAGCATTTAGCAGCTGCTTATGGCTGGAACCCCGTCCCCCACTCCTCGGAGACTTGGCCTGCTCCACCCAGCCCAGCTTTTAGGAGTATGGCGTGGGCTGGGCCTACCTATCCTGTTTACCAACCTCGAGTTATCTTACAGTGACTTCTATCCACAGTGAGGAGCAGCGTGGAACTAATCTAGCTTCTGCTTCTCCTTGACCTATCTTTTCTCTTCCACCCTCTCTTGCTCACTCTTAAGAATTACCACCATGGCACCTGCCGTACCAGAGAGACAAGGTGCAGCCCTTAGAGACCATCTAATTGGCCTCCTGCATTGTACAGTTATGGAAAACAGAGGCCCATACGTGGCCGAACCAACATTTGAATCATCCCTTCTTGAGACCTAAACTTGGACTGCCAAGTACTGCGAGAGaccgcttctttttttttttcccttcattttggcCTTTACAGTGGGTCTTGCAGTTCTCAGGTAAAGAAAGCCCTAGATTAACTGGGATAGGACACATATATTTGTCCTTTAACTATGCCCCTTCGTATATCCCACCCCCAccttttgctctttttcccccccaaaagggattctgttctctgggTTGTTCCTCTAATAAGTCCCCCAGTTAGGGACTTAAGTCGTACCTCTCTGGAGTTTTCTACTGAATCTGAAAGGAATCCATCATTAGCGGTGGAATTTCAGGCACTAGCACCAGGAAAATGGAATCATTTTGGTTATCTCCTAAAAATGATACACCTTAAGATGGAGTATTCTTAAGATGGGGCTTGAGAGGGTAGAAGAGGATGACCAGCCAGACTCCCATGGGATTGGGACTCCTGTTCTTTGCCTTAGGTATTTCAGATTATGCTTAGAGATCTCTTTGGGGCGAAGGATTGGGATTAAACCAAGAGCCCCTGTGTCCTTGCAGAGCTCGTGCTAAAGAACAGCTGGCAGCCTTGAAGAAACACCATGAAAATGAGATCTCTCATCACGTGAAGGAGATTGAGCACCTGCAGAAAGAAATTGAGCGGCACAAGCAGTCGATCAAGAAACTAAAACATGATGATGATTAAGTGCACACAGTTCCCTATAGCATGGCTACCTGTTATTGCCCACTTCTATTAAACCAGACATAGTTCTGGTTTAATTAATATCTATCTGTATGCTTCCAACAAATTATAATAAATTGTCATCAGTGAACTGTGTCTAATGCCTTCTGTCTGAAGAGGGGTAGGGGGATACACTACTGAACCACTAAAGTGAATCAGACAGGGTACCAGCAGTAGGGAACTTGGAGACAAAGCACAGTGTGATAAGTGCTGTGCAACATGGGGGGACCAATGTGACACGGAGAATGGAAAGGCCCCTTTCGCCGTCGGACACTAGTCAAGAGGTGTTCAGAGAAAGCTTCTTAAGGAATAAACCTCAATCCAAAGCGTAAGGTCAAGAGCAGCCTGGAAAACAGGAGTGATTGCTTAAAAAGGTGTAATTCAGGGCACCAACAATAATCACACCATtttgcatttataaaatggagtaaACAGCTCTTCATATGAACTAGTTATCCTTGTTCTAATTATCCTTGTGCAGGTTGAGAAGGCTGGAATTAGAAATCATGTGTTGCCTTGGCATCCAGGTGTTTTGACTCCTAATCAAATCTGTTAACAGCCCAGAATCAGAATTATTTCTTAGGTTATATTTTGCTTTGCCGAGTATGCTCTTGATTCAAATTAGACTTTAAGGCCTTGTTTAGCTAAATTATTATACAAACTACTTGTGTAATTCGtccagacaaaaaacaaaacaaaacatcaagtGACCTATGGGCCATTGGCAAGACATTTTCAATTCTCCAGCTCAGTAGATCATTTGCCCCAGAACTGTGATGAGTCTTTTGTTGTAAGACCCTATTAACACAAAAGCCTTTAGGGCCATTGAGTGATAACAGCTTGGATAAGTCATTGACCCCGCCCTTGCAGACCAGACACAATGGCTGTTTCCAAAACTTGTCCATGATGCTGCTGATGAAAAGTTTATTTATGGTACTCTTGAGGTATGAGTGCTGAGATTCTAGTGGCCAGCAACAAAATGACCTCAAAGATGAAGTGCAAGAAATGGTTATATTAAGTCatataccttttttaaaattttagaacactacaaaatttgaaaagtttaaaaattggtTGAGGAACAAGTAATATCTtgcattttgcatttttgtgaCCAAAGAAAGGCATACAAAATCTCTTAAGTttggggattccctggcagtctagtggttaggactccctgctttcactgccgtgggcccaggttcgatccctgatgggagaactaagatcccgcaagcgacgtggccaaaaacaaaacaaaacaaaacaaaactcttaagTTTGAAGATGACAGTGTTTTCATGACTTACAATCAATAATTTCCTTATTGGGAATGATATTCCTGAGTTGATTCCTCAATAGCAGTGTACCATCTGCTCTTGtcctatattttaaataaaaatcagtcTAATGATGATTGAATCAAACAAGCAAAAAGTTGGAACTTTAAAGTGAAAATGAGGAATCGTGAGTTTGAATTCTTAAAAAGGTTAAATGAATTTTTGGAGCAGCCTAATTTAAGACTACCTGAGCTttatgagacttccctggtggtccagttggtaagactgcactcccagtgcagggacctgggttcgatccttgatCGGGGAACAcatcccatatgcatgccgcaactaagagtcctcatgccacaacgaacatcccgcatgccgcaactaagacccggcgaaacctaaataaaaaattttttttaaactgggacttcctggtggcacagtggttaagaatctgcctgtcaatgcaggggacacgggttcaatccctggtccaggaagagcccacatgccgcggagcaactaagcccatgcaccacaactactgagcctgcgctctagggcccgcatgccacaactactgagccagcgagccacaactacgcaCTTTATAATTGTTTGCTCATTAAATCTCATGATATTTCTGGTAAATAGGTTCATACCATTAGCTTAATTTTATAACCAAAGTAACAGAAGCAGGGAATAGTGaataactttctcaaggtcacacaaccaggTTTGTGCTGAGCAAGGATTTTACTTCAGAACTCCTGCTCCCACAGTCTTGAGTtgcagttccagtgtagcggttcaGCTGCCTGTTAGCTACCTCCTCACTGTGGGAcaggctgggggtggtggggcaTGCCTGGACAATTGGGGATGACCCTGGGTTATTCCACTATTCTTGAATATGCATTGCTGCATATCCTATGTATTCCATTTTCAGATTTCTAAAAcgtattcattaaaaattatatttaggggacttccctggtggctcagcggttaagaatccgcctgccaatgcaggggacacgggttcgatccctggtccgggaagatcccacgtgccacacagcaactaagcccgtgcgccacaactactgagcctgcgctctggagcccatgagccacaactactgagcctgcgtgccacagttactgaagcccgcgtgcctagagcctgtactctgcaacaagagaagccacctcaatgagaagcccatgcactacaacgaagagtagcccccactcgctgcaactagagaaagcccgagcgcagcaacggagacccaaagcagccaaaaataaataaatttaaaaaaaaaaaagactgagggaCAGCATCCGAAAAAGCCTGGCATTGAGAGAGACCCTTGGTTCCTGGGGAATTGACAATACTTCAGCCTTTCTATCTGCAGCCTGGAGGGAGcaatgggggaggaggaggtagTGTGGTAAGTTCTATGAATCTTCCCAGGGCTGATTTGGCCGTTTGTAAGCTGAATCAGTCACCGTTTCCTACTTCTtagtccttccttcctccttccttctttccatcctctctccctcctttgctcctttccctcttctttttagGTGCAGTCCTTTATTAGAGCAGAAAACTCCTAAGCCACTTGTACCCTACTTGCAGGAACTGGAAACATTGGAAAGGAACAAAAAGCTTCTGAGCAGGCAAAGGAACAAAGAAGTACAAGATGTACGCCAGCACTTCACACGCTGGTGCCACCCGACACAACCTCTCAATTAGCAGATGCCACAGGTACCTCCTTGCTCATCATTCTTTTTATTAgcttgaggtaaaattcacataacataaaatgaatcattaaccatttaaagtgtaaaattcagtggcatttagtatcttcacaatgttgtgcaaacaTTGCCTCTATTTAGTTtgagacattttcatcaccccaaaaggaaattcCATACCCATTAAGCTGTCACTCTCCATTTACccctccacccagcccctggcaaccactagtctgatTTCTGTCTCCATAGACTTGACTTGCCTGTTCTGAATGTCAcatgcaaatggaatcatacaatatgtgacattttgtgtctagcttctttcacttagaataaggttttcaaggttcatccacgtagCATGTTTTAGTACTTcactccattttttaaatggcagaataatattccattgtatggatataccacacttttgactatccattcatcaattgatagacatttggcttgtttccaccttttggctgttgtgaatagtgctgctaaaaACATTCCTGTATGAGTATTTGTTTggacacctgttttcaattcttttggatacatacctaggagtgaaattgctgggtcatagggtaattctatgtttaacttagtgaggaactgccaaattgtttttccacagtggcattttgcatccccaccagcaatgtacagagtttcagtttctccacatcctcactaacacttgttatatCTGACTTTTTGACTCTAGCTATCCTAGTGTGTGTAAagtggtagctcattgtggttttgatttgcattttcctgatgactaatgatattggcCAATAGgccgtttgtatatcttctttgaataaACAcccattcaagtcctttgcctattttgaaTTGGATTGTCTTCTTGTTGTTGAGTTTccagaattctttattttatttattttttatatagattttatttatttatttatttatttattggctgcattgggtcttccgttgctgtgcacaggctgtctctagttgcggcgggcggggactactcttcgttgcggtgcaagggcttctcattgcagtgacttctcttgttgcagagcacaggctctaggcacgcagccttcagtagttgtggcacatgggcttcattagttgtgactcacgggctctagagcgcaggctcagtagttgtggcacacaggcttagttgatccgtggcatgtgggatcttcccggaccaaggctcaaacccgtgtcccctgcattggcaagcggatttttaaccactgcgc encodes:
- the ATP5IF1 gene encoding ATPase inhibitor, mitochondrial, which gives rise to MAATALAARTRFGVWSVWAMQGRGFGSESADNLGSSAGAVRDAGGAFGKKEQAEEERYFRARAKEQLAALKKHHENEISHHVKEIEHLQKEIERHKQSIKKLKHDDD